One genomic window of Chthonomonadales bacterium includes the following:
- the cas2 gene encoding CRISPR-associated endonuclease Cas2: MNIVVAYDVNTETREGRRRLRKVAKACEGFGQRVQYSVFECSLADTDFERFRRKLVGLIDTDEDSLRIYTLRGRREEVVRVWGRDGYVDFRAPLVV, encoded by the coding sequence ATGAACATCGTGGTGGCCTACGACGTGAACACGGAGACACGCGAGGGTCGGCGGCGGCTTCGGAAAGTGGCGAAGGCCTGCGAGGGGTTTGGCCAGCGGGTGCAGTACTCGGTGTTCGAGTGCTCGCTGGCCGATACGGACTTCGAGCGGTTTCGACGCAAGCTGGTGGGCCTGATCGACACGGACGAGGACAGCCTGCGGATCTACACGCTCCGTGGGCGCCGCGAGGAGGTGGTGCGGGTGTGGGGCCGGGACGGGTACGTCGACTTCCGGGCCCCGCTGGTGGTATGA
- the cas1c gene encoding type I-C CRISPR-associated endonuclease Cas1 translates to MSRELLNTLFVLTPGAYARLDGDTVRVEAQGERLLQAPLLHLGSLVFFGGATPSAPLMERCARDGRGITFLDGAGRFQARVVGPTGGNVLLRTAQYEAGADAGRCADVARAMVAAKLRNGRSLLLRGARDCRSEEGREALREACSSMAVLLTALPGADSLEVVRGVEGQAAALYFAVLGHVISRPPAEFAFRARTRRPPRDRVNALLSFLYAILTSDCVGAAEGVGLDPQVGFLHAIRPGRPSLALDLMEEFRAPLVDRVVLGLINRRQVRPEHFEERPGGSVMMTDDGRRLVLRAYQEHKQEEVVHPFLKERAPVGLLPHLQARLLARHLRGDLPSYLPYVARQ, encoded by the coding sequence ATGAGCCGTGAGCTGCTCAACACGCTCTTCGTGCTGACGCCGGGCGCCTACGCGCGCCTGGACGGTGACACGGTGCGCGTGGAGGCGCAGGGCGAGCGGCTGCTGCAGGCGCCGCTGCTGCATCTGGGCTCGCTCGTCTTCTTCGGCGGGGCCACGCCCTCGGCGCCGCTGATGGAGCGCTGCGCGCGCGACGGGCGGGGAATCACCTTCCTGGACGGGGCCGGGCGCTTCCAGGCGCGGGTGGTCGGTCCCACGGGCGGCAACGTGCTGCTGCGGACGGCGCAGTACGAGGCCGGGGCGGACGCGGGCCGGTGCGCCGACGTGGCCCGCGCGATGGTGGCGGCGAAGCTGCGCAACGGGCGCTCGTTGCTGCTGCGTGGAGCGCGCGACTGCCGGAGCGAGGAGGGGCGCGAGGCGCTGCGTGAGGCCTGCTCCTCCATGGCGGTGCTGCTGACCGCGCTGCCGGGCGCGGACAGCCTTGAGGTGGTGCGCGGGGTGGAGGGGCAGGCGGCCGCGCTCTACTTCGCGGTGCTCGGCCACGTCATCTCCCGCCCGCCGGCCGAGTTCGCCTTCCGCGCGCGGACGCGCCGGCCGCCGCGCGACCGGGTGAACGCGCTGCTCTCGTTCCTCTACGCCATCCTGACCTCGGACTGCGTGGGCGCGGCGGAGGGCGTGGGGCTGGACCCGCAGGTGGGCTTCCTGCACGCCATCCGGCCTGGCCGGCCGTCGCTGGCGCTGGACCTGATGGAGGAGTTTCGCGCGCCGCTTGTGGACCGGGTGGTGCTCGGGCTCATCAATCGGCGGCAGGTGCGCCCCGAGCACTTCGAGGAGCGGCCGGGCGGCAGCGTGATGATGACGGACGACGGGCGGCGCCTGGTGCTGCGCGCCTACCAGGAGCACAAGCAGGAGGAGGTGGTGCACCCGTTTCTGAAGGAGCGCGCCCCGGTGGGGCTGCTCCCGCACCTGCAGGCGCGGCTGCTGGCGCGGCACCTGCGCGGCGACCTGCCCTCGTACCTGCCCTACGTGGCGCGGCAGTGA
- a CDS encoding putative CRISPR-associated protein has protein sequence MRAILSTVGTSLPGNAKRAGQATTPASLAAFLAHTDPVLASAEAHALFRLGAGGDDRLVFIHSADDACRAAAEALRSHHANRGVGARCVEVPGLTASEKGFARRGLRDLVSVLAGEVRRQRHDGREVLLNATGGFKAEIAYATLLGLLLEVPVYYIYETFQQIVELPPLPVAWDLGLMALHEGFFQWIEEEPRPSGQVRERLRELPPALGMLVDEPEEGRQYLSAAGVAFWEAYRERSERAGRARVLLSEAARRDHEALDPTTRAAFDRRLASLRARELWIGQCETVGAGGVRVYPRGDTNERIFLVEGDGGEVRVLGLTRHSDGSYEQRRSAVRAPAPGERFSEWEGP, from the coding sequence ATGAGGGCCATCCTCTCCACCGTCGGCACCTCGCTGCCGGGCAACGCGAAGCGCGCCGGCCAGGCCACGACGCCCGCCAGCCTCGCCGCGTTCCTCGCCCACACCGACCCCGTCCTGGCCTCCGCGGAGGCGCACGCCCTCTTCCGGCTGGGGGCCGGCGGCGACGATCGCCTCGTGTTCATCCACTCCGCCGACGACGCCTGCCGCGCGGCGGCGGAGGCCCTGCGCTCGCACCACGCCAATCGGGGCGTCGGGGCGCGCTGCGTGGAGGTGCCGGGGCTGACGGCCAGCGAGAAGGGGTTCGCGCGGCGGGGCCTGCGCGACCTGGTGTCGGTCCTCGCCGGGGAGGTCCGCCGCCAGCGCCACGACGGCCGCGAGGTGCTTCTCAACGCCACCGGCGGCTTCAAGGCGGAGATCGCCTACGCCACGCTGCTGGGCCTGCTGCTGGAGGTGCCGGTGTACTACATCTACGAAACCTTCCAGCAGATCGTGGAGCTTCCTCCGCTGCCGGTGGCCTGGGACCTGGGCCTGATGGCGCTTCACGAGGGCTTTTTCCAGTGGATCGAGGAGGAGCCGCGGCCGAGCGGGCAGGTGCGCGAGCGGCTGCGGGAGCTGCCCCCGGCGCTGGGGATGCTCGTGGACGAGCCCGAGGAGGGACGGCAGTACCTGAGCGCGGCGGGCGTCGCCTTCTGGGAGGCCTACCGGGAGCGAAGTGAGCGGGCCGGGCGCGCGCGCGTCCTGCTCTCGGAGGCCGCCCGGCGCGACCACGAGGCCCTGGACCCCACCACGCGGGCGGCCTTCGACCGGCGTCTGGCCAGCCTGCGCGCGCGGGAGCTCTGGATCGGCCAGTGCGAGACCGTGGGGGCGGGCGGCGTGCGCGTGTACCCGCGTGGCGACACGAACGAGCGGATCTTCCTGGTCGAGGGCGACGGCGGGGAGGTGCGGGTACTCGGCCTGACGCGCCACAGCGACGGCTCCTACGAGCAGCGCCGGTCGGCGGTGCGGGCCCCCGCGCCGGGCGAGCGCTTCAGCGAGTGGGAGGGGCCATGA
- a CDS encoding TM1812 family CRISPR-associated protein translates to MGVDHLITQLGTGRYEETTYVWGEREPVRARLFPVAACRWLQPRRVSVLLTEKARANENWADLQAALEGTAEVADVEVPDGRSEDELWSTMDAIRHCAADGETLALDVTHGFRTGPMVALLSAAFLGAIHNGPTIGHVLYGAYEARDTATDRSPTFDLTPFLRVLGWTHAARVLADGGDARPLTALLKEYDRPAGHSRHEPELRSAGKSLARLSAALAVARPREVREEAGKALRLLGEAPAGLSARSAPFAAASSSLRGIYEGLDAADLEGASRLVAWYAERNRAMEAILLAREWTVSLAGEAAGIADRDAVEHALGAAVAARRPRAEEPGEAGPLPPARACPTFEDEEWRELVDWWERIHDLRNDVAHCGYRASARTTDTIMKEAGKLYNSLAPLLARYGRKETTT, encoded by the coding sequence ATGGGGGTTGACCATCTCATCACGCAGCTCGGCACCGGCAGGTACGAGGAGACCACCTACGTCTGGGGCGAGCGCGAGCCCGTGCGGGCGCGGCTTTTCCCGGTGGCCGCGTGCCGATGGCTGCAGCCGCGCCGCGTGAGCGTGCTGCTGACGGAGAAGGCGCGGGCAAACGAGAACTGGGCCGACCTCCAGGCGGCCCTCGAGGGCACCGCGGAGGTAGCGGACGTGGAGGTCCCCGACGGCCGCTCGGAGGACGAGCTCTGGAGCACGATGGACGCCATCCGCCACTGCGCGGCGGATGGCGAGACGCTGGCGCTGGACGTGACGCACGGCTTCCGCACCGGCCCGATGGTCGCGCTGCTCTCGGCCGCCTTCCTCGGCGCCATCCACAACGGGCCGACGATCGGCCACGTGCTCTACGGCGCCTACGAGGCGCGCGACACGGCGACCGACCGGTCGCCGACGTTCGACCTGACGCCGTTCCTGCGCGTGCTGGGCTGGACGCACGCCGCCCGCGTGCTCGCCGACGGCGGCGACGCGCGGCCGCTGACCGCGCTGCTCAAGGAGTACGACCGCCCGGCCGGGCATAGCCGCCATGAGCCCGAGCTCAGGAGCGCAGGCAAGTCGCTCGCGCGCCTCTCGGCGGCGCTGGCGGTCGCTCGTCCGCGCGAGGTGCGCGAAGAGGCCGGTAAGGCCCTCCGGCTGCTCGGCGAGGCGCCCGCCGGGCTCAGCGCGCGGTCCGCCCCTTTCGCCGCCGCGAGCTCCTCCCTGCGCGGGATCTACGAGGGGCTGGACGCAGCGGACCTGGAGGGCGCGAGCCGCCTCGTGGCGTGGTACGCGGAGCGCAACCGCGCGATGGAGGCCATCCTCCTGGCGCGCGAGTGGACCGTCTCGCTGGCCGGCGAGGCTGCGGGGATCGCCGACCGCGACGCGGTCGAGCACGCCCTGGGGGCCGCCGTCGCGGCGCGCCGCCCGAGGGCCGAGGAGCCGGGGGAGGCCGGGCCGTTGCCCCCGGCGCGCGCCTGCCCCACGTTCGAGGACGAGGAGTGGCGGGAGCTCGTGGACTGGTGGGAGAGGATCCACGACCTGCGCAACGACGTGGCCCACTGCGGGTACCGCGCGAGCGCGCGCACCACGGACACGATCATGAAAGAGGCAGGCAAGCTGTACAACAGCCTGGCTCCGCTGCTCGCCCGCTACGGCCGAAAGGAGACAACGACATGA
- the cmr6 gene encoding type III-B CRISPR module RAMP protein Cmr6, translated as MSTACRTALSDLPREECGHAGLLTQRYLVAHKEMEQERNERAPKPEEELLQAAAGVAAGPAYRAALERWKGLAAERGWLTLAATTAGPLAVGLGGETPLEVGLAIHHTYGMPVIPGSAIKGLCRRAAARAGVASGTPPFVALFGDTEQQARIAYLDTWYDPGPGEGKPFHRDVITVHHRDYYRARGKGVWPTDFDDPTPVPFLVVAPETRFLFTLECPSEAWALYARNLLTWALENLGAGGKTNAGYGRFRVERPPAAPPPPDRWPATEVRRDPGSGELRASFQGRTAHAHGKRAQELFEKLPEPARQALKGKKKVARLVVEVTGGGKVWEIVSLYTEEE; from the coding sequence ATGAGCACGGCGTGCCGAACCGCGCTGAGCGACCTGCCGCGGGAGGAGTGCGGCCATGCCGGCCTCCTGACGCAGCGGTACCTCGTCGCGCACAAGGAGATGGAGCAGGAGCGCAACGAGCGGGCCCCGAAGCCCGAGGAGGAGCTGCTCCAGGCCGCGGCGGGCGTCGCCGCCGGGCCGGCCTACCGGGCGGCGCTCGAGCGCTGGAAGGGCCTGGCGGCGGAGCGCGGGTGGCTCACGCTCGCGGCGACCACCGCCGGGCCCCTCGCCGTCGGCCTCGGCGGCGAGACGCCGCTGGAGGTCGGCCTCGCAATCCACCACACCTACGGGATGCCCGTCATCCCCGGCTCCGCCATCAAGGGCCTCTGCCGGCGCGCGGCCGCGCGAGCCGGCGTCGCGAGCGGCACCCCGCCGTTTGTGGCTCTCTTTGGCGACACGGAGCAGCAGGCGCGCATCGCCTACCTCGACACCTGGTACGACCCCGGACCGGGCGAGGGGAAGCCGTTCCATCGCGACGTCATCACCGTTCACCATCGCGACTACTACCGCGCGCGCGGGAAGGGAGTCTGGCCCACCGACTTCGACGACCCCACGCCCGTGCCCTTCCTCGTGGTGGCGCCCGAAACGCGCTTCCTCTTCACGCTGGAGTGCCCGAGCGAAGCCTGGGCTCTCTACGCCCGCAACCTGCTGACCTGGGCGCTGGAGAACCTGGGCGCGGGGGGCAAGACCAACGCCGGCTACGGCCGTTTCCGCGTCGAGCGGCCGCCCGCGGCTCCGCCGCCGCCCGACCGCTGGCCGGCGACGGAGGTGCGCAGGGACCCCGGCAGCGGGGAGCTGAGGGCGAGCTTCCAGGGCAGAACGGCGCACGCGCACGGCAAGCGCGCGCAGGAGCTGTTCGAGAAGCTCCCCGAGCCCGCCAGGCAAGCGCTCAAGGGCAAGAAGAAGGTGGCCCGCCTCGTCGTGGAGGTCACGGGCGGGGGAAAGGTATGGGAGATCGTCTCCCTGTACACGGAGGAGGAGTGA
- a CDS encoding type III-B CRISPR module-associated protein Cmr5 yields the protein MARAAERVAAVKGEPWAGPYGVLCHRFPVMARTCGLCQAVAFSAAKAAGGSGDLARAHQRVLEDLRDCLGVDIGEIARADVGTYMLYTRRVLAAWVFYKRFAVSILKVTQEQEEGTE from the coding sequence ATGGCGAGGGCCGCCGAGCGCGTCGCGGCCGTCAAGGGCGAGCCCTGGGCGGGCCCGTACGGCGTCCTCTGCCATCGCTTCCCCGTGATGGCGCGAACCTGCGGCCTCTGCCAGGCCGTCGCCTTCAGCGCCGCCAAGGCCGCCGGCGGCTCCGGCGACCTCGCGCGCGCGCACCAGCGCGTGCTGGAGGACCTGCGCGACTGCCTGGGCGTCGACATCGGCGAGATCGCCAGGGCGGACGTGGGGACCTACATGCTCTATACGCGGCGCGTGCTCGCCGCCTGGGTGTTCTACAAGCGCTTCGCCGTCTCGATCCTGAAGGTCACGCAGGAGCAGGAGGAGGGGACCGAATGA
- the cmr4 gene encoding type III-B CRISPR module RAMP protein Cmr4 — protein sequence MGSRTASLLYLHALTPVHCGVGQASSIVDLPVAREKATGWPVIPGSSLKGVLHDRYRAEEWAERAFGAPPAPDETGEGKRDSIAGNVTISDMRLLLLPVRSFHGTFAWVTSRLALRRFLRDADALGVAPGFEAPPADEAALLSAQTLLKGGRIYLEDLDLPARHDELAARIADAIGAAALVGPMAGCLVERLAVLPDGVFDFLCENGLEVAARVALKEDEKTVRQRGLWYEEAVPAEALFCGFLADTGRGEGRAALAGAIRSDGPLRVGGDGSVGRGLCRLAVAP from the coding sequence ATGGGATCCCGTACGGCAAGCCTTCTGTACCTGCACGCCCTCACGCCGGTGCACTGCGGCGTGGGACAGGCGTCCTCCATCGTGGACCTGCCGGTTGCCCGCGAGAAGGCGACCGGCTGGCCCGTGATTCCCGGCAGCAGCCTCAAGGGCGTGCTGCACGACCGCTACCGCGCCGAGGAGTGGGCCGAGCGCGCCTTCGGCGCCCCGCCGGCGCCGGACGAGACCGGCGAGGGGAAGCGCGATAGCATCGCCGGGAACGTGACGATCTCCGATATGCGGCTGCTGCTCCTGCCCGTGCGCAGCTTCCATGGGACCTTCGCCTGGGTCACCTCCCGCCTGGCGCTCCGTCGCTTCCTGCGCGACGCCGACGCCCTCGGCGTCGCCCCCGGCTTCGAGGCCCCGCCCGCCGACGAGGCCGCCCTGCTCAGCGCCCAGACGCTGCTCAAGGGCGGCCGAATCTACCTGGAGGACCTGGACCTGCCCGCGCGGCACGACGAGCTCGCCGCGCGGATCGCGGACGCCATCGGCGCGGCGGCGCTCGTCGGGCCGATGGCCGGATGCCTGGTCGAGCGTCTCGCCGTCCTGCCCGACGGCGTGTTCGACTTCCTGTGCGAGAACGGCCTGGAGGTCGCCGCGCGCGTCGCGCTCAAAGAGGACGAGAAGACCGTACGCCAGCGCGGCCTGTGGTACGAGGAGGCCGTGCCGGCGGAGGCCCTCTTCTGCGGCTTTCTGGCGGACACCGGGCGCGGCGAGGGCCGCGCCGCGCTCGCCGGGGCCATCCGCTCCGATGGTCCGCTGCGCGTCGGCGGCGATGGCTCCGTCGGGCGCGGCCTGTGCCGGCTGGCGGTGGCGCCATGA
- a CDS encoding type III-B CRISPR module-associated protein Cmr3: protein MSDMTLRVRGLDTLLFRDGRPFGAEAGARADTLPVPMPSTLAGFLRTLAGYARGCASAAEWADLSASVAIRGPLLCREDEPILPAPADVLVPRRGGGGDDGGAIGDPIPLRPWSAAALGQAGTDIPGGMRPMRITADAKPARGYGHWTWANVERWLRGDLPGTADLVPDLAPLVDERVHIQMDHERGAAAEHALFSTRMVAFERREADEHGAPTVEYSLLCRAAGLTKADVARGAGTLGGESRLALVAGAEPDAWPRCPAELARAVAGARRVRLLLATPAVFTHGWKPGWIDRTTREGAPPGPNGKPLGVRLRLVAAAVPRRQPLSGWDLTHGGPKPLRYCAPAGAVYFFEKVDGDAACLATEGEEGGWLAPVSDLEETSVPGRRRANNRDDGFGLALWGAWNEEE, encoded by the coding sequence ATGAGCGACATGACCCTGCGTGTCCGCGGGCTGGACACGCTCCTCTTCCGCGACGGGCGGCCCTTCGGCGCAGAGGCCGGGGCCCGCGCCGACACGCTGCCCGTCCCGATGCCCTCCACCCTGGCCGGCTTCCTGCGCACGCTGGCCGGATACGCGCGCGGGTGCGCCAGCGCAGCGGAGTGGGCCGATCTGTCGGCCAGCGTCGCGATCCGCGGGCCGCTCCTCTGCCGCGAAGACGAGCCCATCCTCCCCGCGCCGGCCGACGTCCTCGTGCCGAGGCGCGGCGGCGGCGGCGACGACGGCGGCGCGATCGGCGACCCGATCCCGCTCCGCCCGTGGAGCGCGGCCGCGCTCGGACAGGCCGGAACCGACATTCCCGGCGGCATGCGCCCGATGCGAATCACCGCCGACGCGAAGCCCGCGCGCGGGTACGGCCACTGGACCTGGGCGAACGTGGAGCGCTGGCTCCGCGGAGACCTGCCCGGGACCGCCGACCTGGTGCCCGACCTCGCGCCTCTCGTCGACGAGCGGGTGCACATCCAGATGGACCACGAGCGCGGCGCGGCCGCCGAGCACGCGCTTTTCAGCACGAGGATGGTCGCGTTCGAGCGCCGCGAGGCCGACGAGCACGGCGCGCCGACCGTCGAGTACTCCCTGCTGTGCCGCGCGGCGGGCCTGACCAAGGCCGACGTGGCGCGCGGAGCGGGCACGCTCGGCGGCGAGAGCCGCCTCGCGCTGGTCGCCGGCGCGGAGCCCGACGCGTGGCCGCGATGCCCGGCGGAGCTCGCCCGCGCTGTGGCCGGCGCGCGCCGCGTGCGCCTGCTCCTGGCCACGCCCGCCGTCTTCACTCATGGCTGGAAGCCCGGCTGGATCGACAGGACGACCCGCGAGGGCGCCCCGCCCGGTCCGAACGGCAAGCCGCTCGGCGTGAGGCTGCGCCTCGTGGCCGCCGCCGTGCCGCGCCGCCAGCCCCTGAGCGGCTGGGACCTGACGCACGGCGGCCCGAAGCCCCTGCGCTACTGCGCGCCGGCCGGCGCCGTGTACTTCTTCGAGAAGGTCGACGGCGACGCCGCCTGCCTGGCCACGGAGGGAGAGGAGGGGGGCTGGCTCGCCCCGGTCAGCGACCTCGAGGAGACGAGCGTGCCGGGACGACGGCGCGCCAACAACCGCGACGACGGGTTCGGCCTCGCCCTGTGGGGCGCCTGGAACGAGGAGGAGTGA
- the cas10 gene encoding type III-B CRISPR-associated protein Cas10/Cmr2: MTAYLLAISIGPVQEFIAAGRRTSDLYAGSELVARIAREAAEAIGADAELIFPADPQKGAANKILAIVKAGDPAAIARAAEAAAKAHLRGRWDDAQGDVPREVGLALEPARQQIDTFLEFYSAWWPWDGADATYREARRQVERLLAGRKALRDFAQPQKKRPVVKSPLDPSRDSVISDPGKDARSALRLKEGEHLDAVSLLKRVQGRRRPAPSTADIAARAFLATRPNVREVLGKLPAGAVFAERRQELVDEGDLSPEDAARIARAVGRAEPCPYLAILQADGDGIGKHIDALTTPREHREFSERLAAFAQSTDGIVRRHDGHPVYSGGDDVLAFLPVHTALDCAAELARAFEPTGCTLSVGVAVAHFHEPLWVSLGFARAAEAEAKRAGGKCLHLALHLRGGEARAARVAWEDGLDGWRRWIHAFEAGLSAGFPYELGTLAREMKCAALAPDVVRAEAERVLRRKDESEGKQAVGEMADELGEVSTPEDLRKLAERLIVLRWLANAGVSGEGAST; the protein is encoded by the coding sequence ATGACCGCCTACCTCCTCGCGATCTCGATCGGCCCCGTGCAGGAGTTCATCGCCGCCGGCCGCCGAACGAGCGACCTCTACGCCGGCTCCGAGCTCGTCGCGCGCATTGCCCGGGAGGCCGCCGAGGCCATCGGGGCAGACGCGGAGCTCATCTTTCCCGCCGACCCCCAGAAGGGCGCCGCCAACAAGATCCTGGCCATCGTGAAGGCGGGCGACCCGGCCGCCATCGCGCGGGCTGCCGAGGCCGCGGCGAAGGCGCACCTGCGGGGACGATGGGACGACGCGCAAGGCGACGTTCCCCGCGAAGTCGGTCTCGCGCTGGAGCCCGCCCGGCAACAGATCGATACCTTCCTCGAGTTCTACTCCGCCTGGTGGCCCTGGGATGGCGCCGACGCCACGTACCGGGAGGCCCGGCGCCAGGTGGAGCGCCTGCTGGCCGGGCGCAAGGCGCTGCGCGACTTCGCGCAGCCGCAGAAGAAACGCCCGGTCGTCAAGAGCCCGCTCGACCCCTCGCGCGACAGCGTGATCTCCGATCCCGGCAAGGACGCCCGGTCCGCGCTGCGGCTGAAGGAGGGCGAGCACCTCGACGCCGTCTCGCTCCTCAAGCGCGTCCAGGGCCGGCGTCGGCCCGCCCCGTCCACGGCCGACATCGCCGCTCGCGCCTTCCTGGCGACGCGTCCGAACGTGCGCGAGGTCCTCGGCAAGCTGCCCGCCGGCGCCGTCTTCGCCGAGCGCCGGCAGGAGCTCGTCGACGAGGGCGACCTGAGCCCCGAGGACGCGGCGCGCATCGCCCGGGCCGTCGGCCGCGCCGAGCCCTGCCCGTACCTGGCGATCCTGCAGGCCGATGGCGATGGCATCGGCAAGCACATCGACGCCCTGACGACCCCGCGCGAGCACCGGGAGTTCTCGGAGCGGCTGGCCGCCTTCGCCCAGAGCACCGACGGGATCGTGAGACGCCACGACGGCCATCCCGTCTACAGCGGCGGCGACGACGTGCTCGCGTTCCTCCCCGTCCACACCGCGCTGGACTGCGCCGCCGAGCTCGCCCGGGCGTTCGAGCCGACCGGGTGCACGCTCTCGGTGGGCGTCGCCGTGGCGCACTTCCACGAGCCGCTCTGGGTGAGCCTCGGCTTCGCCCGCGCCGCGGAGGCCGAGGCCAAGAGGGCGGGTGGAAAGTGCCTGCACCTGGCGCTGCACCTGCGCGGCGGCGAGGCGCGGGCCGCGCGGGTCGCGTGGGAAGACGGCCTCGACGGTTGGCGACGCTGGATCCACGCCTTCGAGGCCGGCCTCTCCGCCGGCTTTCCCTACGAGCTCGGCACGCTGGCCCGCGAGATGAAGTGCGCGGCGCTCGCCCCGGACGTCGTGCGCGCCGAGGCCGAGCGCGTGCTGAGGCGCAAGGACGAGTCCGAGGGCAAGCAGGCGGTCGGCGAAATGGCCGACGAGCTTGGCGAGGTGAGCACGCCCGAGGACCTGCGCAAGCTGGCCGAGCGCCTGATCGTGCTTCGATGGCTGGCCAACGCGGGGGTCTCCGGCGAGGGAGCGAGCACATGA
- the cmr1 gene encoding type III-B CRISPR module RAMP protein Cmr1, with translation MSRKLVDPPDWREPEGDRVDTYRVKVITAMFGGGFATREVDRVCTIRPAAIRGHLRFWWRATAGGAFATPEKLHEHEAALWGDTGTPGRVAITVTDVEPGKEQVAGQIAGRARPGTGPGIGYFVWPFQAQQAGIPEAAARTGVEFTLGVALRDPDDDAVAGVRRALKAWLTLGGIGARTRRGCGALRMEEPPARFAPPPGEPDLAGWLDELAGQAAPGPPQHPTLSGGWLARTSSPVNDAWRELAEFWAAFRKGHVGSVSYEPMSGGKWSDYRQTLVRWRPSDDPVELCKPFLGLPLNYQRLPSAPFFGEIVSEKTGRMASPVILRPVAFDDGEVRPVVLALRAPAPAGVRVKKEARAVSLRVPPNEPVLRDLGVNDPLAAVRAAIKLRWGAEPISIGAQP, from the coding sequence ATGAGCCGGAAGCTGGTTGACCCCCCGGACTGGCGCGAGCCGGAGGGGGATCGGGTGGACACCTATCGCGTCAAGGTGATCACGGCGATGTTCGGCGGGGGGTTCGCGACGCGCGAGGTGGACCGCGTCTGCACCATCCGTCCGGCCGCCATCCGCGGCCACCTGCGCTTCTGGTGGCGAGCGACCGCGGGCGGGGCGTTCGCCACGCCGGAGAAGCTGCACGAGCACGAGGCCGCCCTCTGGGGCGACACGGGGACGCCGGGGCGCGTAGCGATCACGGTGACGGACGTGGAGCCCGGCAAGGAGCAGGTTGCGGGCCAGATCGCCGGGCGAGCGCGACCCGGGACCGGCCCCGGCATCGGGTACTTCGTCTGGCCGTTCCAGGCGCAGCAGGCGGGCATCCCGGAGGCGGCGGCGCGGACGGGCGTGGAGTTCACCCTCGGGGTGGCGCTGCGCGATCCGGACGACGACGCCGTTGCCGGCGTTCGGCGCGCGCTGAAGGCGTGGCTGACGCTCGGGGGAATCGGAGCCCGAACGCGGCGCGGCTGCGGGGCGCTCCGCATGGAGGAGCCGCCGGCGAGGTTCGCGCCGCCGCCGGGTGAGCCCGACCTCGCCGGGTGGCTCGACGAGCTGGCCGGGCAGGCGGCCCCGGGCCCTCCGCAACACCCCACGCTCAGCGGCGGCTGGCTCGCCCGAACGAGCTCACCGGTAAATGACGCGTGGCGCGAGCTCGCCGAGTTCTGGGCAGCCTTCCGCAAGGGCCACGTCGGGAGCGTCTCCTACGAGCCCATGTCCGGAGGCAAGTGGTCGGACTACCGGCAGACCCTGGTTCGCTGGCGGCCCTCCGACGACCCGGTGGAGCTCTGCAAGCCCTTCCTCGGGCTCCCGCTGAACTACCAACGGCTCCCCTCCGCCCCGTTCTTCGGAGAGATCGTGTCCGAGAAGACCGGGCGGATGGCCTCGCCCGTGATCCTCCGGCCGGTCGCCTTCGACGATGGCGAGGTCCGGCCCGTGGTGCTCGCCCTGCGAGCCCCCGCGCCGGCCGGGGTTCGCGTGAAGAAGGAGGCCCGCGCCGTCTCCCTTCGCGTGCCGCCGAACGAGCCCGTGCTCCGCGACCTCGGGGTGAACGACCCGCTCGCCGCCGTGAGGGCGGCCATCAAGCTCCGGTGGGGCGCGGAGCCGATCTCCATTGGAGCTCAGCCATGA
- the cas4 gene encoding CRISPR-associated protein Cas4 has translation MTVTADDDAVPISAIEHYSYCPRQCGLIHVEQVFDDNVFTLRGAAAHERADTVSWECADGARLERALPVWSDAVGLIGRADVVEFRADGTVYPVEYKHGPRRQRIHDDLQLCAQAVCLEEMLGRRVESGAVYHISTRRRREVLLTEPLRSAMLTCVAAVRAMLRTGELPAPVADARCRNCSLADACVPEVLAQARLDWHVRDLYEVNDEEGP, from the coding sequence ATGACTGTGACCGCTGACGACGACGCCGTGCCCATATCGGCGATCGAGCACTACTCGTATTGCCCGCGGCAGTGCGGGCTGATCCACGTGGAGCAGGTGTTCGATGACAACGTCTTCACTCTGCGGGGAGCGGCCGCGCACGAGCGGGCCGACACGGTGAGCTGGGAGTGTGCCGACGGTGCGCGCCTCGAACGAGCGCTGCCGGTCTGGTCCGACGCCGTCGGGCTGATCGGCCGCGCCGATGTCGTCGAGTTCCGGGCCGACGGAACGGTCTATCCCGTGGAGTACAAGCATGGTCCGCGGCGCCAGAGGATCCACGACGACCTGCAACTCTGCGCGCAGGCGGTCTGCCTGGAGGAGATGCTCGGCCGCCGCGTGGAGTCAGGCGCGGTCTACCACATCTCGACGCGGCGGCGGCGCGAAGTGCTTCTGACGGAGCCGCTTCGTTCCGCCATGCTGACATGCGTGGCGGCCGTGCGCGCGATGCTCCGAACCGGCGAGCTTCCGGCGCCCGTCGCCGACGCGCGCTGCCGCAACTGCTCGCTGGCCGACGCCTGCGTGCCGGAGGTGCTGGCGCAGGCACGGCTCGACTGGCACGTGCGCGACCTGTATGAGGTGAACGACGAGGAGGGGCCATGA